DNA from Sulfuricurvum sp.:
ATCATGACGATGAGCGTATCCATAATCGGGAGTGCTGCAAGAAAGAGTATTGAAGTCGGTTGCATGTAGGGTAGGGCTTTGATAGAAAGGACGGATATTACAAATCCCAGAGTAAGTGATCCGCTATCGCCCATAAAAATTTTTGCAGGATGCCAGTTCAGGATTAAAAATGCGGCTATAGCTGCGATAAATGAGAGGGATACCGATACGATAAATAAATCATGGTGTTCATATCCGATGGAGCATAGAGCACCGAGGATGATAATGCTTATCCCTCCTGCAAGTCCATCTAAGCCATCAGTGAGATTGAGGGCATTGGTAAATCCTGCAACGGCAAACATCGTAAAAGGGAGCGCAAACCACCCTAATGAAAGATCATAACCAAAAAATCGTCCCAATGTATTGATAGATATATGATCGAGATAGAGGAGTAATGTTGCGATAAAAATTATAATAAATTTGGTTTTTGGTGCAGTATCACGATGATCATCCAATACACCGATGATAAAAACCATAAAGATAGCAAAAAAAACGATTATATGGGAATAAACGATAGGGTTTAATGTCAAAATATCGGATAAGATTACACCAAATATGATACCGATACCTGCACCTCTCGGGGTGACGTGTTTATGCATACTGCGATGATTAGGGATATCTACCAAATCTAATTTTGGGGCAAA
Protein-coding regions in this window:
- a CDS encoding glycosyltransferase family 4 protein, which produces MITSLLLIKIFISFIASFIFIQLIIHFAPKLDLVDIPNHRSMHKHVTPRGAGIGIIFGVILSDILTLNPIVYSHIIVFFAIFMVFIIGVLDDHRDTAPKTKFIIIFIATLLLYLDHISINTLGRFFGYDLSLGWFALPFTMFAVAGFTNALNLTDGLDGLAGGISIIILGALCSIGYEHHDLFIVSVSLSFIAAIAAFLILNWHPAKIFMGDSGSLTLGFVISVLSIKALPYMQPTSILFLAALPIMDTLIVMIRRKRHGYSMFTPDKLHLHHIILNFFQGDVKKTVFILLLLQGIYSVMGIDFSDYPRQRYTLLLYGLNVTFFYMILNGMIAKQNPFSTRRKIRKKRN